The genome window TCGACCCGGATCGGTGGTGGCAGGACGGGAAGATGGCGCTCCAGGTCGCCAACGAGTACGGCAAGCTCGCGGCGAGCTTCCTCACTTTCCTCGCTCAGTGAGCCGTAAAGACAAACGCCGGGCTTGGCCCGCGCGTCCACACCTGGCAACCCGACGGTCCGCTCCGAGCGGCGGCTTGGCCGCCGCAACCGAAGGGGGGGTATCGGGGGGGTCTTCCGAGACCCCCCCGAATGACCTAGTGAGCGAGGTAGAGGATCATCGTCACGGTGGCGGCCCACAACGCGACGTCCACCAGGAGCGCGCGGTCCGTCAGGAGGTGCTCGGACGGGTTCCCGCCCAGATCCCGGCGGTAGAGCAGGTAGAGGTAGCGGAAGATGCCGTACAGCACGAACGGGATCGTCAGCGGGAGTCGGGTCGTCCCCAGCCGCGCGGCGGTCTCCGGCGCGACGGTGTAGAGCGCGTACGCCATCAGGGTCGAAGCCGTCACCACCGCGATCATCTGGTCCAGGAGCTGGGGGGAGTATTCCTCCAGGATGGGCCGGTGGCCGGCGGCGCCGCCCTCCAGGGCGAGGAGCTCGTGGCGCCGCTTGCCGAAGGTCAGGAACAGGGCCAGCAGGATCGTGCAGAGCAGAAGCCAGTGAGAGAACTCGGCATCGATGACCACGACCCCGGCCAGCGCGCGGAGCACGAACCCGGCCGCGATCATCAGGGCGTCGACGATGACCAGATGCTTGAGCCCGGCCGAGTACGCGGTCAGGAGCGTCGCGTAGGCGAGCGCCACCCACCCGAGGCGCGCGGACAGGGCGAAGGCTCCGACGATCGCGAGGGCGCCGAGCCCCACCCCGATGCCCAGGGCCAGATCGGTGGAGAGCCGCCCGGCCGCGACCGGGCGGTGGCGTTTCTGGGGGTGGGTGCGGTCGCGGTCGGCGTCGAGCACGTCGTTGACGAGGTACGTGCTGCCCGACAGCACGCAGAAGAGGACGAAGGCGAGCAGCACACGCAGGACCAGCCCGGGCCGCTGGAAGCTCTGCGAGAAGATCAGGCCGGCGAAGACCAGGAAGTTCTTGGTCCACTGCTGCGGCCGGAGAGAGACGACGAGATCGGCGAGCACGCGACCCGGCGCGGCGGTCTGTTCTAGGCCGAGAAGGCCGCGACTGTCCGCCGGAGACCCTCCGTGAAGCTGATGCTCGGCGTGTAGCGGAGACGCTCCCGGGCCCGCGTCACGTCGGCCTGGGTATCCCGGACGTCGCCGGCCCGGGGCGGCGTGTGGCGCGCCGACAGCCGCCGGCCGAGGATCTCCTCGATCCCCCGGGCAATGTCCAGCACCGAGAGCCGGTCCCCGCAGGCGACGTTGAAGACCTCGCCGCCGACCCCCGGGGCCTCCGCCGCGGCGAGGTTGGCCTCGACGACGTTGGCGACGTAGGTGAAGTCACGGGTCTGCTTGCCGTCTCCGTGCACCTCGAGGGGCTCGCCGCGGAGGGCGGCCTGGATGAACCGCGCCACCACCGCGGCATACTCGGACTGGGGGTCCTGGCGCGGGCCGAACACGTTGAAGTAGCGCAGGGAGACCGTCTCCAGGCCGTAGTGCAGGGCGAAGTTGGCGCAGTAGTGCTCGCCGATCAGCTTGGACGCGCCGTAGGGCGAGATCGGCTGCGGCCGCATGTCCTCCCGAAGCGGCAGGACAGGCTGGTTCCCGTAGACGGCGGAGGAGGACGCGAAGACGAGCCGGCGGACGCCAGCCGCCCGGGCCGCCAGGAGCAGTCGCATGGTCCCCGTCACGTTGACGTCGTGGTACGCGAACGGATCGTCGATGGACTTGGGGACCGACCGGAGCGCCGCCTGGTGAAAGATCACGTCGACGCCGGTCACGGCCCGCTCGAGCAGGGCGGAATCGCGGAGGTCGCCGGCCAGCACCTGGAGGTTCGGGTGATCCGGCAGGAACTCGCGCCGGCCGCTCGAGAAGTCGTCCAGGACGCGGACGGACCGCCTTCGGGCGAGGAGCGCCTCGGTCAGATGCGAGCCGATGAAGCCTGCGCCGCCGGTGACGAGGGCGTGCCCGGCACCCACCCTAGATCGTCGGGGGGGTCTCGGAAGACCCCCCCGACACCCCCCCATCGGTTGCGGCAGCAAAGCCGCCGCCCGGAAACCGTCCGCAGCCAAGAATCCTGGGGCGCCCGCTTCCCATTAGTCCGACAGCACCCTACTGCCGCCCGGTCTCGCGCAGGAAGCTGATGACGCGGGTGAGGGTCTCGTCGAGCGCGACCTGGGGTCGATAGCCGACGGCCCGCTCCGCCTTTCCGATGGCCGGCACGCGGCGGCGGAGATCTTCGAATCCCGGCTGGTAGGCTTCCTGGTACGGCACGTACACGATCGGCGACGCGCTGCCCGTGAGCGCCCGGACCCGCTCCGCCAGCTCGGTG of Candidatus Methylomirabilota bacterium contains these proteins:
- a CDS encoding SDR family oxidoreductase, with translation MGAGHALVTGGAGFIGSHLTEALLARRRSVRVLDDFSSGRREFLPDHPNLQVLAGDLRDSALLERAVTGVDVIFHQAALRSVPKSIDDPFAYHDVNVTGTMRLLLAARAAGVRRLVFASSSAVYGNQPVLPLREDMRPQPISPYGASKLIGEHYCANFALHYGLETVSLRYFNVFGPRQDPQSEYAAVVARFIQAALRGEPLEVHGDGKQTRDFTYVANVVEANLAAAEAPGVGGEVFNVACGDRLSVLDIARGIEEILGRRLSARHTPPRAGDVRDTQADVTRARERLRYTPSISFTEGLRRTVAAFSA